A region of Channa argus isolate prfri chromosome 8, Channa argus male v1.0, whole genome shotgun sequence DNA encodes the following proteins:
- the LOC137131991 gene encoding interferon-induced protein with tetratricopeptide repeats 1-like: MSAAQSQTPMESKLEALQCHFTWDIDCGRSKFFRLRDKLVDIGADEGNSWLCHIYNLQGFIHYKLGLTEDAQSFFRRAAEGFHQMRKAASDEGPWLMVNYGNQAWLHHHLGQEAESQAYLSKVDALMNKYPSPSQEELHPEIYAEKAWTLMKFNENKRLLARDHFERAIRMRPDMVEWRTSHAIGLVKGFTHSNEGVDADNLEKMRKAKEQDPENLYLAVHFLEQLAKKGERIKHEARELAVKVLRNPVSSYSGIKALLRIYRHYISADDAVDLAEEALKHHPDERYLKRCAALCYKWRIIFYRDSPQQSMIDRAISLLKEVISLYHHVSILKKIDLANIYAKSKDGLGQAEEMYQELLESDLEPGERQMLYNQYAKYLHFDRRDHRRSIQYHKKAVAIPHKSFFQDNSIETLERIEARSQRRMAGRVDEFLRILDIKH, from the exons ATGAG TGCTGCTCAGAGTCAAACACCAATGGAGTCCAAACTGGAGGCCCTGCAGTGCCACTTCACCTGGGACATCGACTGCGGCAGGTCCAAGTTTTTCCGTTTAAGGGACAAGTTGGTGGACATTGGTGCAGATGAGGGTAACAGCTGGCTGTGTCACATTTACAACCTGCAGGGGTTCATCCACTACAAACTGGGGCTCACTGAAGACGCCCAGAGTTTCTTCCGCAGGGCTGCAGAGGGCTTCCACCAGATGAGAAAAGCAGCCTCAGATGAGGGACCCTGGTTGATGGTGAACTACGGGAACCAGGCTTGGCTGCACCACCACCTGGGACAAGAAGCGGAGAGTCAGGCTTACCTGTCAAAGGTGGACGCCCTGATGAATAAATACCCATCTCCATCCCAGGAGGAGCTGCACCCTGAGATCTACGCTGAAAAAGCCTGGACCCTGATGAAgttcaatgaaaacaaaaggctaCTGGCTAGAGATCACTTTGAAAGAGCCATCAGGATGCGGCCGGACATGGTGGAGTGGCGGACCAGCCACGCCATAGGGTTAGTGAAGGGTTTTACACACAGCAACGAAGGAGTGGATGCTGATAACTTGGAGAAGATGAGAAAGGCCAAGGAACAGGATCCAGAGAACTTGTACCTTGCTGTTCACTTCCTTGAACAACTTGCTAAGAAAGGAGAAAGAATCAAACATGAAGCACGTGAGTTGGCAGTTAAGGTTTTGAGGAATCCTGTCAGCAGCTACAGTGGAATAAAAGCACTACTTAGGATTTACAGACACTACATCTCTGCTGATGACGCCGTTGATTTGGCAGAGGAGGCTCTGAAACATCATCCAGATGAACGTTATCTGAAGAGATGTGCTGCACTCTGCTACAAATGGAGGATCATTTTTTACAGGGACAGTCCACAGCAAAGCATGATTGACAGAGCCATCAGTCTCCTTAAGGAGGTCATTTCTCTTTACCATCATGTTtcaattttgaagaaaatagaCCTTGCAAATATTTACGCAAAGTCGAAAGATGGCCTGGGACAAGCTGAGGAGATGTACCAGGAGCTGCTGGAGAGTGATCTGGAACCTGGAGAAAGACAGATGCTTTACAACCAGTATGCAAAGTATTTACACTTTGATCGGCGCGACCACCGGAGGTCAATACAGTATCACAAGAAGGCAGTAGCGATACCACACAAATCCTTCTTTCAAGACAACAGCATTGAAACCCTGGAGAGGATTGAAGCGAGAAGCCAGCGCCGAATGGCGGGAAGGGTAGACGAGTTTCTTAGGATTTTAGATATAaagcattaa
- the LOC137131990 gene encoding interferon-induced protein with tetratricopeptide repeats 1-like isoform X1 has product MSAAKSQTPMESKLEALQCHFTWGINLSRATLFRFTDKLEDIVADEGNSWLGHIYNLQGFIHYKLGLTEDAQSFFSRAAEGFHQMRKAASDEGPWLMVNYGNQAWLHHHLGQEAESQAYLSKVDALMNKYPSPSQEELHPEIYAEKAWTLMKFSRYTKALVVDYFERAIRMQPDMVEWGTSHTLALLHGFSDGNTGSHTDILEKIRKAKEQHPENLYLAVQYLNQLAKKGENIKHEARELAIKVLRNPVSSYSGMKALLMVFMKYISANEAIDLAEEALKQHPDERYLKRCVALCYKWRIIYFRDSQSSDKSMIDRAIILHKEVISLYPHSSLVKKIDLANIYAKSKDGLEQAERMYQELLESDLEPADRQMLYNHYAKYLNFDQHDGKGSIKYHMKAAEIPQQSFFRSNSIRVLERIKDRNRTFLCGDIEEFLAQQQKLSSTII; this is encoded by the exons ATGAG TGCTGCTAAGAGTCAAACACCAATGGAGTCCAAACTGGAGGCCCTGCAGTGCCACTTCACCTGGGGCATCAACCTTAGCAGGGCCACGCTTTTTCGTTTCACGGACAAGTTGGaggacattgtggccgatgagGGTAACAGCTGGCTGGGTCACATTTACAACCTGCAGGGGTTCATCCACTACAAACTGGGGCTCACTGAAGACGCCCAGAGTTTCTTCAGCAGGGCTGCAGAGGGCTTCCACCAGATGAGAAAAGCAGCCTCAGATGAGGGACCCTGGTTGATGGTGAACTACGGGAACCAGGCTTGGCTGCACCACCACCTGGGACAAGAAGCGGAGAGTCAGGCTTACCTGTCAAAGGTGGACGCCCTGATGAATAAATACCCATCTCCATCCCAGGAGGAGCTGCACCCTGAGATCTACGCTGAAAAAGCCTGGACCCTGATGAAGTTCAGCAGATACACAAAGGCGCTGGTCGTAGATTACTTTGAGAGAGCCATCAGGATGCAGCCGGACATGGTGGAGTGGGGGACCAGTCACACCTTAGCATTGTTGCATGGCTTTAGCGACGGCAACACAGGGTcgcacactgacatcttggaAAAAATAAGAAAGGCCAAGGAACAGCATCCAGAGAACTTGTACCTCGCTGTACAGTACCTAAATCAACTGGCTAAGAAAGGAGAGAATATCAAACATGAAGCACGTGAGTTGGCCATTAAGGTTTTGAGGAATCCTGTCAGCAGCTACAGTGGAATGAAAGCACTACTTATGGTTTTTATGAAATATATCTCAGCTAATGAGGCCATTGATTTAGCTGAGGAGGCTCTGAAACAACATCCAGATGAACGTTATCTGAAGAGATGTGTTGCACTCTGCTACAAATGGAGGATCATTTATTTCAGGGACAGTCAGAGCTCAGACAAAAGCATGATTGACAGAGCCATCATTCTGCATAAGGAGGTGATTTCTCTTTACCCTCATTCTtcacttgtgaagaaaataGACCTTGCAAACATTTACGCAAAGTCGAAAGATGGCCTGGAACAAGCCGAGAGGATGTACCAGGAGCTGCTGGAGAGTGATCTGGaacctgcagacagacagatgctTTACAATCATTATGCAAAATACTTAAACTTCGATCAACACGACGGTAAGGGTTCAATAAAATATCACATGAAGGCAGCAGAGATACCACAACAATCCTTTTTTCGAAGCAATAGCATCAGAGTTCTGGAGAGgattaaagacagaaacaggacctttctgtgtggagacATAGAGGAGTTTCTGGCTCAGCAGCAAAAGCTGTCATCCACAATCATATGA
- the prpf38a gene encoding pre-mRNA-splicing factor 38A → MANRTVKDANSIHGTNPQYLVEKIIRTRIYESKYWKEECFGLTAELVVDKAMELKFVGGVYGGNIKPTPFLCLTLKMLQIQPEKDIIVEFIKNEDFKYVRLLGAMYMRLTGTAVDCYKYLEPLYNDYRKVKGQNRNGEFELMHVDEFIDDLLHAERMCDIILPRLQKRQVLEEAEMLDPRISALEEDLDEVESSEDEDEDDEKMERPQTPEPHRRGYRDNDRPRRSPSPRYRRSRSPRRRSRSPKRRSPSPRRERHRSKSPRRHRSRSRDRRHRSKSPGHHRSHRHRSHSKTPERSSKKSHKKSRRGNE, encoded by the exons ATGGCAAACAGAACGGTTAAAGATGCAAACAGTATTCATGGCACTAATCCGCAGTATCTGGTGGAGAAAATCATCCGGACTCGAATCTACGAATCTAAATACTGGAAGGAGGAGTGCTTCGGTCTCACCG CTGAGCTGGTTGTTGACAAAGCCATGGAGCTGAAATTTGTTGGAGGAGTTTACGGCGGGAACATCAAACCAACTCCTTTCCTCTGCCTCACGCTGAAGATGCTGCAGATTCAACCAGAGAAAGACATCATTGTTGAGTTCATAAAAAATGAGGATTTTAA ATATGTTCGTCTACTCGGAGCAATGTACATGAGATTAACTGGGACTGCAGTGGATTGTTACAAATACCTTGAGCCTCTGTACAATGACTACAGAAAGGTCAAGGGTCAGAACAGAAATGGAG AGTTCGAATTGATGCATGTGGATGAGTTCATTGATGATCTTCTTCATGCAGAGAGGATGTGTGACATCATTCTGCCCCGGCTTCAG AAAAGGCAAGTCCTGGAAGAGGCTGAGATGTTGGATCCACGGATCAGCGCTCTAGAAGAAGACCTGGATGAGGTGGAGAGCAGTGAAGACGAGGACGAGGACGATGAGAAG ATGGAGAGACCCCAGACCCCTGAACCCCACAGACGTGGTTACCGTGACAACGACAGACCTCGCCGCTCTCCGTCACCTCGGTACAGACGGAGCCGCTCACCTCGAcg GAGGAGCAGGTCTCCGAAAAGGCGAAG TCCGTCACCCCGGAGAGAGCGCCATCGCAGCAAGAGCCCTCGCCGTCACCGCAGCAGATCCAGAGACAGACGCCACCGCTCCAAATCCCCAG GTCACCACAGAAGCCACAGACATCGCAGCCACTCAAAGACCCCAGAGAG GAGTTCAAAAAAGAGCCACAAGAAGAGTCGAAGAGGAAATGAGTGA
- the LOC137131990 gene encoding interferon-induced protein with tetratricopeptide repeats 5-like isoform X2: protein MSAAKSQTPMESKLEALQCHFTWGINLSRATLFRFTDKLEDIVADEGNSWLGHIYNLQGFIHYKLGLTEDAQSFFSRAAEGFHQMRKAASDEGPWLMVNYGNQAWLHHHLGQEAESQAYLSKVDALMNKYPSPSQEELHPEIYAEKAWTLMKFSRYTKALVVDYFERAIRMQPDMVEWGTSHTLALLHGFSDGNTGSHTDILEKIRKAKEQHPENLYLAVQYLNQLAKKGENIKHEARELAIKVLRNPVSSYSGMKALLMVFMKYISANEAIDLAEEALKQHPDERYLKRCVALCYKWRIIYFRDSQSSDKSMIDRAIILHKEVISLYPHSSLVKKIDLANIYAKSKDGLEQAERMYQELLESDLEPADRQMLYNHYAKYLNFDQHDV from the exons ATGAG TGCTGCTAAGAGTCAAACACCAATGGAGTCCAAACTGGAGGCCCTGCAGTGCCACTTCACCTGGGGCATCAACCTTAGCAGGGCCACGCTTTTTCGTTTCACGGACAAGTTGGaggacattgtggccgatgagGGTAACAGCTGGCTGGGTCACATTTACAACCTGCAGGGGTTCATCCACTACAAACTGGGGCTCACTGAAGACGCCCAGAGTTTCTTCAGCAGGGCTGCAGAGGGCTTCCACCAGATGAGAAAAGCAGCCTCAGATGAGGGACCCTGGTTGATGGTGAACTACGGGAACCAGGCTTGGCTGCACCACCACCTGGGACAAGAAGCGGAGAGTCAGGCTTACCTGTCAAAGGTGGACGCCCTGATGAATAAATACCCATCTCCATCCCAGGAGGAGCTGCACCCTGAGATCTACGCTGAAAAAGCCTGGACCCTGATGAAGTTCAGCAGATACACAAAGGCGCTGGTCGTAGATTACTTTGAGAGAGCCATCAGGATGCAGCCGGACATGGTGGAGTGGGGGACCAGTCACACCTTAGCATTGTTGCATGGCTTTAGCGACGGCAACACAGGGTcgcacactgacatcttggaAAAAATAAGAAAGGCCAAGGAACAGCATCCAGAGAACTTGTACCTCGCTGTACAGTACCTAAATCAACTGGCTAAGAAAGGAGAGAATATCAAACATGAAGCACGTGAGTTGGCCATTAAGGTTTTGAGGAATCCTGTCAGCAGCTACAGTGGAATGAAAGCACTACTTATGGTTTTTATGAAATATATCTCAGCTAATGAGGCCATTGATTTAGCTGAGGAGGCTCTGAAACAACATCCAGATGAACGTTATCTGAAGAGATGTGTTGCACTCTGCTACAAATGGAGGATCATTTATTTCAGGGACAGTCAGAGCTCAGACAAAAGCATGATTGACAGAGCCATCATTCTGCATAAGGAGGTGATTTCTCTTTACCCTCATTCTtcacttgtgaagaaaataGACCTTGCAAACATTTACGCAAAGTCGAAAGATGGCCTGGAACAAGCCGAGAGGATGTACCAGGAGCTGCTGGAGAGTGATCTGGaacctgcagacagacagatgctTTACAATCATTATGCAAAATACTTAAACTTCGATCAACACGACG tttga